From a region of the Trueperaceae bacterium genome:
- a CDS encoding phosphoribosylanthranilate isomerase, whose protein sequence is MRVKICGITRPADAVAAEAAGADAIGLMFVAESPRVIGMALAREISAAVGPLLTRVGVFRDAPLEQVLEVAAELRLGAVQLHGSEPPEYVERVRQDLPVINAVSYRGQTRTLLEGEPGDALLVDGLSPGSGKQFDWSASGELCGVPRLILAGGLTPENVADGVRRFQPYGVDVSSGVEESAGVKDHSLMSAFVTRAREASRGTTR, encoded by the coding sequence GTGCGCGTGAAGATCTGCGGGATCACCCGGCCGGCCGATGCGGTGGCCGCCGAAGCCGCTGGGGCGGATGCGATCGGCCTGATGTTCGTGGCCGAGTCGCCGCGAGTCATCGGCATGGCCCTTGCTCGAGAGATCTCGGCGGCGGTAGGGCCGCTCCTCACGAGGGTCGGGGTCTTCCGTGACGCGCCCCTGGAACAGGTACTCGAGGTCGCTGCTGAGCTGCGACTCGGTGCCGTGCAGCTACACGGCAGCGAGCCTCCGGAGTACGTCGAACGTGTCCGGCAAGACCTGCCGGTCATCAACGCGGTCTCCTACAGAGGGCAAACCAGGACTCTCCTGGAAGGCGAGCCGGGCGACGCGCTGCTGGTCGACGGGCTCAGCCCAGGAAGCGGAAAACAGTTCGACTGGTCCGCTTCGGGCGAGCTGTGCGGGGTACCGCGGCTGATACTGGCGGGCGGCCTGACACCGGAGAACGTGGCCGATGGCGTGCGCAGGTTCCAGCCCTACGGCGTCGACGTCTCCTCCGGGGTGGAGGAGAGCGCAGGGGTGAAGGACCACTCGTTGATGAGTGCTTTCGTCACTCGAGCCCGCGAAGCCTCTAGAGGGACCACCCGGTGA
- the rodA gene encoding rod shape-determining protein RodA has translation MVRTDFSLPVVVIFLLGAGLLTLSSAAPSNEFMRQLMFLCVGVVGCGFLLWLGRHRVLRFAYPIYWLTIFLLLLTRLVGTEVNGAKSWLYIGPLPGFQPSELAKLALIMVLAVSLHERPIRSPVSYVRPVLILLLPLAFVLTEPDLGSALVLAAIGGGLLLMRGIPWKHLVVFALLFAVAVPTVLLPNLQPHQRARLVSFLNPEADPMGSGYQVIQSTIAVGSGGLFGKGYEQGTQSQLGFIPYRHTDFIFPVLAEEGGFVGAALLLLLYGLLFWRLVAMAAECPFERDQFLIVGVVLLIGFQVVVNIGVTLGLAPVTGITLPLVSYGGTSLISTLLALTLAFVAHRDRYGDW, from the coding sequence GTGGTCCGCACTGATTTCAGCCTGCCAGTAGTCGTGATCTTCCTGCTCGGTGCGGGACTGCTCACCCTCAGCTCGGCTGCGCCTTCGAACGAGTTCATGCGCCAGCTGATGTTCCTGTGCGTCGGTGTAGTGGGTTGCGGCTTCCTCCTCTGGCTCGGACGTCACCGGGTCCTCCGCTTCGCCTACCCGATCTACTGGCTCACGATCTTCCTGCTTCTGCTCACCCGCCTCGTAGGGACCGAGGTAAACGGAGCCAAGTCGTGGCTCTATATCGGCCCGTTGCCGGGCTTCCAGCCGTCGGAACTGGCGAAACTGGCCCTTATCATGGTCCTGGCCGTGAGTCTTCACGAGCGACCCATCCGCAGCCCGGTGTCGTACGTCAGGCCCGTCCTGATCCTCCTGTTGCCGCTCGCCTTCGTGCTGACGGAGCCCGACCTGGGGAGCGCCCTGGTGTTGGCTGCCATCGGCGGAGGGCTTCTGCTCATGCGCGGCATCCCCTGGAAGCATCTGGTCGTATTCGCGCTCCTTTTCGCGGTAGCCGTGCCCACGGTTCTGCTGCCCAACCTTCAGCCCCACCAGAGGGCGCGCCTGGTGTCGTTCCTCAATCCCGAAGCCGACCCGATGGGAAGCGGCTACCAGGTCATCCAGTCGACGATAGCGGTGGGCTCGGGCGGCTTGTTCGGCAAGGGGTACGAGCAGGGGACCCAGTCGCAGTTGGGCTTCATCCCCTACCGCCATACCGACTTCATCTTCCCGGTGCTCGCCGAGGAGGGAGGCTTCGTGGGCGCGGCGCTCCTGCTGCTCCTCTACGGCCTGCTCTTCTGGCGGCTGGTGGCGATGGCTGCCGAGTGTCCCTTCGAACGCGACCAGTTCCTGATAGTCGGGGTCGTGCTGCTGATCGGGTTCCAGGTCGTGGTGAACATAGGGGTCACCCTCGGCCTGGCGCCGGTTACCGGCATAACGCTGCCCCTCGTCTCCTATGGCGGTACCAGCCTCATCTC
- a CDS encoding cupin domain-containing protein → MKTASIGEARRFSLEGVEKVGLLDAGDLQVSLLCFEAGQRDEELVHHAGSVYQVLEGEALVNADGDRERLGKGKVLAVGAGVPHVLENAGGGLLVVLVTRAR, encoded by the coding sequence ATGAAGACGGCAAGCATAGGCGAAGCGCGGCGGTTCTCACTGGAAGGCGTAGAGAAGGTCGGACTGCTCGATGCCGGAGATCTCCAGGTGTCTCTGCTCTGCTTCGAAGCCGGTCAGCGGGACGAAGAGCTCGTTCATCACGCCGGCTCGGTCTATCAGGTGCTCGAAGGGGAAGCGCTGGTGAACGCCGACGGTGACCGTGAGCGGCTGGGCAAAGGGAAGGTGCTGGCCGTTGGGGCCGGCGTGCCACACGTGCTGGAGAACGCCGGAGGAGGACTTCTCGTCGTCCTCGTGACCCGAGCCCGCTGA
- a CDS encoding acyl-CoA carboxylase subunit beta produces MAGGKKGSGSPPTLDSELSLEDRRRQPFAGNRKEWHDLIAMIRDDRAAIEQGGGERAQKRQHDKGRLTVRERVALLLDEGAKFDELMTFAGWQMYAEEGGAPSGGVVTGIGPIHGRDWLIIANDATVKAGAFFPITAKKVIRAQTIAQENRLPVIYLVDSAGVYLPMQDEIFPDQDDFGRVFYLNARMSAAGIPQMAAIMGNCVAGGAYLPVMCDTLLMTEGSGLYLAGPALVKAAIGQEVGSEELGGAAMHAEVSGTVDYREPDDQAAIERLRRLAKNYAAQEVAGWARDRQEAVEPAEKPDDLLGLVPAEGGSKPYEVREVIARLVDRSEFDEYKADYGKTMVCGQARLGGYPLGIVANQRKVVKSRGRLEVGGVIYAEAADKAARFILNCNQSGIPILFIHDVSGFMVGRESEEQGIIRRGAKLVNAVSNSVVPRISLIIGGSYGAGHYAMSGRAYAPRFQFAWPSARYGVMGGQQAAKTILDIQAAQLKRRGEEVDQETLDSLYRRIREDYDEALDVRYGAARLWLDEVILPSETRYRLIRALEACAQNPEMEELKLGVFQV; encoded by the coding sequence ATGGCTGGCGGCAAGAAGGGCAGCGGCAGCCCACCGACTCTCGACTCCGAGCTCAGCCTCGAGGACCGCCGCCGGCAACCGTTCGCCGGCAACCGCAAGGAGTGGCACGACCTGATCGCCATGATCCGCGACGATCGGGCGGCCATCGAGCAGGGCGGAGGGGAGCGAGCGCAAAAGCGCCAGCACGACAAGGGACGGCTCACGGTCCGCGAGCGGGTCGCGCTGCTGCTCGACGAGGGAGCGAAGTTCGACGAACTGATGACCTTCGCCGGCTGGCAGATGTACGCCGAGGAGGGAGGCGCTCCCTCTGGCGGCGTGGTGACCGGCATCGGTCCGATCCATGGCCGCGACTGGCTGATCATCGCGAACGACGCCACGGTCAAGGCGGGCGCCTTCTTCCCCATCACGGCGAAAAAGGTGATCCGGGCCCAGACGATCGCGCAGGAGAACCGGCTCCCGGTGATATACCTGGTCGACTCCGCCGGCGTCTATCTGCCCATGCAGGACGAGATCTTCCCGGACCAGGACGATTTCGGCCGCGTCTTCTACCTCAACGCCCGGATGAGCGCCGCCGGCATCCCCCAGATGGCCGCGATAATGGGCAACTGCGTAGCCGGAGGCGCCTATCTTCCGGTCATGTGCGACACCTTGCTGATGACGGAAGGCTCGGGCCTCTACCTGGCAGGGCCTGCTCTGGTGAAGGCCGCCATCGGCCAGGAGGTCGGCAGCGAGGAGCTGGGTGGGGCCGCGATGCATGCCGAGGTCTCGGGCACGGTCGACTACCGAGAGCCGGACGATCAGGCGGCGATAGAGCGGTTGCGTCGGTTGGCCAAGAACTACGCCGCTCAGGAGGTCGCCGGCTGGGCCAGGGACAGGCAGGAGGCGGTCGAACCGGCCGAGAAGCCCGACGACCTCCTCGGACTGGTACCCGCCGAAGGGGGCAGCAAGCCGTACGAAGTTCGCGAGGTCATCGCCAGGCTCGTCGACCGTTCAGAGTTCGACGAGTACAAGGCCGACTACGGCAAGACTATGGTTTGCGGCCAGGCACGGCTGGGCGGCTACCCGCTGGGCATCGTGGCCAACCAGCGCAAGGTGGTGAAGTCGCGTGGCCGGCTGGAGGTGGGCGGTGTGATCTACGCCGAGGCCGCCGACAAGGCCGCCCGCTTCATCCTCAACTGCAACCAGAGCGGCATCCCCATCCTCTTCATCCACGACGTGAGCGGTTTCATGGTCGGCCGTGAGAGCGAGGAGCAGGGGATCATCCGGCGAGGAGCCAAGCTGGTGAACGCGGTCAGCAATTCGGTCGTGCCCCGTATCTCCCTCATCATCGGCGGCTCGTACGGCGCGGGACACTACGCGATGAGCGGGCGGGCCTACGCTCCCCGGTTCCAGTTCGCCTGGCCCAGCGCGCGCTATGGCGTGATGGGCGGTCAACAGGCGGCGAAGACGATCCTCGACATCCAGGCGGCTCAACTGAAGCGGCGTGGCGAAGAGGTCGATCAGGAGACGCTCGACTCGCTCTACCGGAGGATCCGGGAGGATTACGACGAGGCGCTGGACGTGCGCTACGGCGCCGCCCGGTTGTGGCTGGACGAGGTGATCCTGCCGTCCGAGACCCGCTACCGTCTCATCAGAGCGTTGGAGGCTTGCGCTCAGAATCCCGAGATGGAGGAGCTCAAGCTGGGGGTATTCCAGGTCTGA
- a CDS encoding BatA and WFA domain-containing protein → MSLSFLAPQFLWALLALPLIVVLHFLRTRRRPRVVSALFLWRRARQAAESRRRFSPTWLLLLQLLFATMAALALARPAISLQGPPDRVLVIDASASMMALDDRGVRLERAVREAEELLAGGSRVALVRAGLEARVLAPLDSDRAQLREALRTLRAGDRSADLARALELAGSLLPAGEVHLFSDGPVPAGEFFLHPVAGEALNYGVTTFDVGIGQAYVAVTSSDPRPQQLQLELLRDGELLAATEILVPGSGQGNATLPLGTEAGLLEARLRVPEWDALPLDDAAYAGKRALRVVVEEDSGPVLRALDALPGTEARVSPSPAQVPADVRVTFGPLPDPLPTGNVLSFAAPAEQPEYRTVRDWAQADELFRFVDLRETVVGLAPEMRPPVEEGWETLARAADLTPVISRFRDTERTIVRVAFHPSQTDMVLRPAFPAFVANVMTSFRGQASLPLGSSLPEGSTLDGREVEVALEPGIYETPAGPVAASLLSAAETSLPAAAAAAPDNRSGTTSADLVETSRGLWLALVIVASTLLLLEWIGWSRGGVGWVRGG, encoded by the coding sequence TTGAGCCTGAGCTTCCTGGCGCCGCAGTTCCTCTGGGCGCTGCTCGCCCTGCCGCTGATCGTGGTGCTGCATTTCCTGCGAACCCGACGGCGGCCACGGGTGGTCTCGGCCCTCTTCCTCTGGCGCCGGGCCCGCCAGGCGGCCGAGAGCCGGCGGCGCTTCTCCCCGACCTGGCTGCTCTTGCTGCAGCTGCTGTTCGCCACGATGGCAGCCCTCGCGCTCGCCCGTCCGGCGATCTCACTACAGGGACCGCCCGACCGGGTGCTGGTGATCGACGCTTCGGCGAGCATGATGGCGCTTGACGACCGTGGCGTGCGCCTCGAACGTGCGGTACGGGAGGCCGAGGAGCTTCTCGCCGGCGGGAGCAGGGTGGCCCTCGTGCGGGCCGGACTGGAGGCGCGCGTCCTCGCCCCGCTCGACAGCGATCGTGCCCAGTTGCGGGAGGCGCTGCGGACGTTGCGAGCAGGCGACCGCAGCGCCGATCTGGCACGGGCGCTCGAGCTGGCGGGATCCCTGCTGCCTGCCGGCGAGGTACACCTCTTCAGCGACGGCCCGGTACCGGCAGGGGAGTTCTTCCTCCATCCAGTCGCAGGCGAGGCGCTCAACTACGGCGTCACCACCTTCGATGTCGGCATCGGTCAGGCCTATGTGGCCGTCACCTCGAGCGACCCGAGGCCGCAACAGCTGCAGCTGGAGCTCCTCCGCGACGGCGAGCTGCTGGCAGCGACCGAGATACTCGTACCAGGCTCGGGGCAGGGTAACGCCACTCTGCCCCTCGGAACCGAAGCGGGTCTGCTCGAGGCCCGACTGCGGGTGCCCGAGTGGGACGCTCTGCCGCTCGACGACGCCGCGTACGCTGGGAAGAGGGCCCTGCGGGTGGTCGTGGAGGAGGATTCGGGCCCGGTACTCCGCGCCCTCGACGCGCTGCCGGGGACCGAAGCGCGCGTCTCGCCGTCGCCGGCCCAGGTCCCGGCGGACGTCAGGGTCACCTTCGGGCCCCTCCCCGATCCGCTCCCTACCGGTAATGTCCTCTCGTTCGCCGCTCCGGCTGAGCAACCCGAGTACCGAACTGTACGGGACTGGGCGCAGGCCGACGAACTCTTCAGATTCGTCGACCTGCGGGAAACCGTCGTGGGCCTCGCGCCCGAGATGCGGCCGCCGGTCGAGGAGGGTTGGGAGACGCTGGCGAGGGCGGCCGACCTCACCCCCGTTATCAGCCGCTTCCGCGACACGGAGCGCACGATCGTCAGGGTCGCCTTCCACCCCTCCCAGACCGACATGGTCCTCCGGCCCGCCTTCCCCGCGTTCGTGGCTAACGTGATGACCTCGTTCCGGGGCCAGGCGAGCCTGCCGCTCGGTTCGTCTCTGCCCGAAGGGTCGACGCTGGACGGCCGCGAGGTCGAAGTGGCTCTCGAGCCAGGGATCTACGAGACTCCCGCCGGACCGGTTGCAGCGAGCCTCCTCTCTGCCGCCGAGACCTCTCTGCCAGCTGCGGCTGCGGCCGCTCCAGACAACAGGAGCGGAACGACATCAGCCGACCTGGTGGAGACGAGCCGCGGACTCTGGTTGGCGCTGGTGATCGTCGCCTCGACGCTGCTGCTCCTGGAGTGGATCGGCTGGTCGAGAGGAGGGGTGGGCTGGGTACGTGGAGGTTGA